A genomic window from Silene latifolia isolate original U9 population chromosome 11, ASM4854445v1, whole genome shotgun sequence includes:
- the LOC141613380 gene encoding uncharacterized protein LOC141613380, with translation MRLPGTREKSYADARRSDISFQVGEKVLLRVSPMKGVMRFGKRGKLSHKFIGPYEILDRVGEVAYRLALPPALARVHNVFHVSQLRRYLSDPSHILSHDVVEVDEQLTYIETPKEILDRKVRKTRHGETALVKVLWTNHKAEEATWETEAAMRESYPHLFT, from the coding sequence ATGAGGTTGCCCGGGACCCGTGAGAAGAGTTATGCTGACGCTAGGAGAAGCGACATTTCCTTCCAGGTGGGAGAGAAAGTACTTCTTAGAGTGTCTccgatgaagggagtgatgagGTTCGGGAAACGGGGAAAGTTGAGCCATAAGtttattgggccatatgagattttggatagaGTTGGAGAGGTGGCATACCGGCTAGCTCTGCCACCAGCTTTAGCCAGggtacataatgtcttccatgtttctcagttgaggagATATTTGAGTGACCCTTCACACATATTGAGCCATGACGTGGTCGAGGTGGACGAGCAGTTGACCTACATCGAGACGCCTAAGGAGATTTTGGAcaggaaggttagaaagaccaggcacgGAGAGACTGCTTTAGTGAAGGTGTTGTGGACTAATCATAAGGCAGAGGAGGCTACCTGGGAAACCGAGGCCGCAATGAGGGAGAGTTATCCACATCTGTTCACTTGA